A region of Paraburkholderia sp. BL23I1N1 DNA encodes the following proteins:
- a CDS encoding acetyl-CoA C-acetyltransferase, producing the protein MTDVVIVSAARTAVGKFGGSLAKIAAPELGATVIRAVLERSGLKPEQVSEVILGQVLTAGSGQNPARQSLIKAGLPTAVPGMTINVVCGSGLKSVMLAANAIIAGDADIVIAGGQENMSAAPHVLPGSRDGFRMGDAKLIDSMIVDGLWDVYNQYHMGVTAENVAKEYGITREQQDAFAALSQNKAEAAQKSGRFNDEIVPVEIPQRKGEPLRFATDEFVRHGVTAESLAGLKPAFSKEGTVTAANASGLNDGAAAVLVMSAKKAEALGLTPLARVKAYATSGLDPKVMGMGPVPASRRCLERAGWTPADLDLMEINEAFAAQACAVNQQMGWDTSKINVNGGAIAIGHPIGASGARILVTLLHEMQKRDAKKGLASLCIGGGMGVALALERA; encoded by the coding sequence ATGACTGATGTTGTGATCGTATCGGCCGCCCGTACGGCAGTAGGCAAATTCGGTGGGTCGCTGGCGAAGATCGCCGCGCCCGAACTCGGCGCCACAGTGATTCGCGCCGTGCTCGAACGGTCTGGTCTGAAGCCTGAGCAGGTCAGCGAAGTCATCCTGGGGCAGGTGCTGACGGCAGGCTCGGGTCAGAACCCGGCGCGTCAGTCGCTGATCAAGGCGGGTCTACCCACGGCCGTGCCCGGCATGACGATCAACGTGGTGTGCGGCTCGGGTCTGAAGTCCGTGATGCTGGCGGCCAACGCGATCATCGCGGGCGATGCGGACATCGTGATCGCCGGCGGTCAGGAAAACATGAGCGCCGCGCCGCACGTGCTGCCGGGCTCGCGCGACGGTTTCCGCATGGGCGACGCGAAGCTGATCGACTCGATGATCGTCGACGGTCTGTGGGACGTCTACAACCAGTACCACATGGGCGTGACGGCGGAAAACGTCGCCAAGGAATACGGCATTACGCGCGAGCAGCAGGATGCGTTCGCGGCGCTGTCGCAGAACAAGGCGGAAGCCGCGCAGAAGTCGGGTCGTTTCAACGACGAAATCGTGCCGGTGGAAATTCCGCAACGCAAGGGCGAGCCGCTGCGTTTCGCAACGGACGAGTTCGTGCGTCATGGCGTGACGGCTGAATCGCTGGCGGGTCTGAAGCCGGCTTTCTCGAAGGAAGGCACGGTTACGGCGGCCAACGCGTCGGGCCTGAACGACGGCGCGGCGGCAGTGCTGGTGATGTCGGCGAAGAAGGCTGAAGCGCTGGGTCTCACGCCGCTCGCGCGCGTCAAGGCTTACGCCACCTCGGGTCTGGATCCGAAGGTGATGGGCATGGGCCCGGTGCCGGCCTCGCGCCGTTGTCTCGAACGCGCTGGCTGGACGCCGGCCGATCTGGACCTGATGGAAATCAACGAAGCCTTTGCCGCACAGGCGTGCGCCGTGAATCAGCAAATGGGCTGGGACACGTCGAAGATCAACGTGAACGGCGGCGCGATCGCGATCGGCCATCCGATCGGTGCGTCCGGAGCCCGGATTCTCGTCACGCTGCTGCACGAAATGCAGAAGCGCGATGCGAAGAAGGGTCTGGCGTCGCTGTGTATCGGCGGCGGCATGGGCGTAGCGCTGGCGCTCGAGCGCGCTTAA
- a CDS encoding 3-ketoacyl-ACP reductase: MTQRIAYVTGGMGGIGTSICQRLHKEGFKVVAGCGPNSPRRVKWLEEQKALGYDFIASEGNVGDWESTKQAFDKVKAEVGEIDVLVNNAGITRDVVFRKMTHEDWTAVIDTNLTSLFNVTKQVIDGMVERGFGRVINISSVNGQKGQFGQTNYSTAKAGIHGFTMSLAQEVATKGVTVNTVSPGYIGTDMVKSIRPDVLEKIVATIPVRRLGQPDEIGSIVAWLASDESGFSTGADFSLNGGLHMG; this comes from the coding sequence ATGACACAGCGAATTGCGTACGTAACGGGCGGGATGGGCGGCATCGGCACGAGCATTTGCCAACGGCTGCACAAAGAGGGTTTCAAGGTGGTTGCAGGATGTGGCCCGAACTCGCCGCGCCGCGTGAAGTGGCTCGAAGAGCAGAAGGCGCTCGGCTATGATTTCATTGCGTCCGAAGGCAACGTCGGCGATTGGGAATCGACCAAGCAGGCGTTCGACAAGGTCAAGGCCGAAGTTGGCGAGATCGACGTGCTGGTGAACAACGCCGGTATTACGCGCGACGTCGTGTTCCGCAAAATGACGCATGAAGACTGGACGGCGGTGATCGACACCAACCTGACCAGTCTGTTCAACGTCACCAAGCAGGTGATCGACGGCATGGTCGAACGCGGCTTCGGGCGAGTCATCAACATTTCGTCGGTGAACGGCCAGAAGGGGCAGTTCGGCCAGACCAACTACTCGACCGCGAAGGCCGGCATTCACGGCTTCACGATGTCGCTGGCGCAGGAAGTGGCCACTAAAGGCGTGACGGTGAACACCGTGTCGCCGGGCTACATCGGCACGGATATGGTCAAGTCAATCCGCCCGGACGTGCTGGAAAAGATCGTCGCGACGATTCCGGTGCGCCGTCTCGGCCAGCCGGACGAAATCGGCTCGATCGTGGCATGGCTCGCCTCGGACGAATCGGGTTTCTCCACGGGTGCTGATTTTTCGCTGAATGGCGGTTTGCATATGGGCTGA
- the phaR gene encoding polyhydroxyalkanoate synthesis repressor PhaR, protein MTTTTKKTAERLIKKYPNRRLYDTETSTYITLTDVKQLVLDQEDFKVIDAKSNEDLTRAILLQIILEEESGGLPMFSSSMLSQIIRFYGHAMQGMMGTYLEKNIQAFIDIQAKLADQSKNLYEGKAMNPEVWSQFMNMQAPMMQGMMTSYIEQSKNMFVQMQEQMQNQAKSMFATFPFTPGGPVNAAGAPVAPANPQSNPEPEKK, encoded by the coding sequence ATGACTACTACTACAAAGAAAACAGCCGAACGATTGATCAAGAAGTATCCGAATCGTCGACTCTACGATACTGAGACGAGCACCTACATCACGCTGACGGATGTTAAGCAGCTCGTGCTGGATCAGGAGGATTTCAAGGTCATCGATGCGAAGAGCAACGAGGACCTGACGCGCGCCATCCTGTTGCAGATCATTCTCGAAGAAGAGAGCGGCGGCTTGCCGATGTTCTCGTCGTCGATGTTGTCGCAGATCATCCGTTTCTACGGTCATGCGATGCAGGGCATGATGGGCACGTATCTGGAGAAGAACATCCAGGCCTTCATCGACATTCAGGCGAAGCTCGCCGATCAGTCGAAGAATCTGTACGAAGGCAAGGCGATGAACCCCGAAGTCTGGTCCCAGTTCATGAACATGCAGGCGCCGATGATGCAGGGCATGATGACCAGCTATATCGAGCAGTCGAAGAACATGTTCGTGCAGATGCAGGAGCAGATGCAGAACCAGGCGAAATCGATGTTCGCCACGTTCCCGTTCACGCCAGGTGGACCGGTGAATGCGGCTGGAGCGCCGGTCGCGCCGGCTAATCCGCAAAGCAATCCGGAGCCGGAGAAGAAGTAA
- a CDS encoding tRNA-dihydrouridine synthase: MSRLFLAPMEGLADYVLRDVLTSTGGFDGCVSEFVRVTGSVLPERVYERDTPEVLHGGRTPSGTPMVIQLLGSDPEWMALNAAQAASLSPHGLDLNFGCPAKIVNRHGGGAMLLAHPDQLHRIVSSVRAAVPAGIAVTAKMRLGVSDTSLAIDCATALAEGGAASLVVHARTRDHGYRPPAHWEWIARIDAAVHVPVIANGEVWTVADWERCRAVSGCADVMIGRGAVSDPFLALRIRGLMDRTPSGEEWPAVLGQLAGYLRKLQARVAARHEHGRVKMWLSYLKRTWPEAAELHAAIRRLHDSREIIEVIERAQEFNGLIPANQSAAPGLLDPAMARHLTGCTLGGAVQ, encoded by the coding sequence ATGAGCCGGCTGTTTCTTGCGCCCATGGAAGGGCTTGCGGATTACGTGTTGCGCGACGTGCTGACCAGCACGGGCGGATTCGACGGCTGCGTGTCCGAATTCGTCAGGGTCACCGGTTCGGTGCTTCCCGAGCGTGTCTATGAAAGGGATACGCCTGAAGTCCTCCACGGCGGCCGTACACCCAGCGGTACGCCGATGGTGATCCAACTGCTCGGCAGCGATCCTGAATGGATGGCGCTGAACGCGGCCCAGGCGGCCAGTTTGTCGCCCCATGGACTCGATCTGAACTTCGGTTGTCCCGCCAAAATCGTCAATCGACACGGCGGCGGCGCGATGCTGCTGGCGCACCCTGATCAGTTGCACCGGATCGTTTCGTCCGTTCGCGCCGCGGTGCCAGCCGGTATCGCCGTGACAGCAAAAATGCGCCTCGGCGTGTCCGATACGTCGCTCGCGATCGACTGCGCCACGGCACTGGCCGAAGGCGGCGCGGCCTCCCTCGTGGTGCATGCAAGGACACGCGACCATGGCTACCGGCCGCCGGCCCACTGGGAGTGGATCGCGCGTATCGACGCCGCCGTGCACGTGCCGGTCATTGCCAACGGAGAAGTCTGGACGGTGGCCGACTGGGAGCGGTGCCGGGCGGTCAGCGGCTGCGCGGACGTGATGATCGGGCGGGGCGCCGTGTCGGATCCATTTCTCGCCTTGCGCATACGCGGGCTGATGGACCGGACGCCTTCCGGCGAGGAATGGCCAGCCGTGCTGGGCCAGCTCGCCGGCTACCTGCGAAAGCTGCAAGCCCGTGTCGCGGCCCGTCATGAGCATGGACGCGTCAAAATGTGGCTCAGCTATCTCAAGCGGACCTGGCCGGAGGCTGCCGAACTGCATGCCGCCATCCGGCGCCTGCATGATTCGCGCGAAATTATCGAGGTGATCGAGCGCGCCCAGGAATTCAACGGCTTGATACCGGCAAATCAAAGCGCGGCCCCCGGCCTGCTTGATCCGGCAATGGCTCGCCACTTGACCGGCTGCACGCTCGGCGGCGCGGTACAATAA
- the rimO gene encoding 30S ribosomal protein S12 methylthiotransferase RimO, translated as MSQTISPAVPTPSTPKVGFVSLGCPKALVDSEQIITQLRAEGYEISGTYDGADLVVVNTCGFIDEAVQESLDAIGEALSENGKVIVTGCLGAKQSASGSNLIEEVHPKVLAVTGPHALGEVMQAVHNHLPKPHDPFIDLVPAAGVKLTPRHYAYLKISEGCNHRCTFCIIPSMRGDLVSRPVAEVMLEAENLFKSGVKELLVISQDTSAYGVDVKYRTGFWNGKPIKTRMTDLVGALGELAAQYGAWVRLHYVYPYPSVDEVIPMMAEGPFKGHVLPYLDVPFQHAHPEVLKRMKRPANAEKVMERVKAWREICPDLTIRSTFIAGFPGETEEQFQTLLDFIREAELDRVGCFAYSPVEGANANELDGALPDEVREERRARFMQVAEEVSAKRIAKKVGKTLKVLVDEINADGGIGRTAADAPEIDGVVYIAPATKASKRYKVGDFVSVKITGADGHDLWGEV; from the coding sequence ATGTCGCAGACCATTTCCCCCGCCGTGCCGACCCCTTCGACTCCGAAAGTCGGTTTCGTCAGCCTCGGCTGTCCTAAAGCACTCGTCGACTCCGAACAGATCATCACGCAGTTGCGCGCCGAGGGCTACGAGATCTCCGGCACCTACGACGGCGCGGACCTTGTGGTCGTCAACACCTGCGGTTTCATCGACGAAGCCGTGCAGGAAAGCCTCGACGCAATCGGTGAGGCGCTCAGCGAAAACGGCAAGGTGATCGTCACGGGCTGTCTTGGCGCCAAGCAGAGCGCGAGCGGCTCGAACCTGATCGAAGAGGTACATCCGAAGGTGCTGGCCGTCACCGGCCCGCACGCGCTTGGCGAAGTGATGCAGGCGGTGCACAACCATCTGCCGAAGCCGCACGATCCGTTCATCGATCTGGTGCCGGCTGCCGGCGTGAAGCTCACGCCGCGCCACTACGCGTACCTCAAAATCTCCGAAGGCTGCAACCACCGCTGCACGTTCTGCATCATCCCGTCCATGCGCGGCGACCTCGTGTCGCGCCCGGTTGCCGAAGTGATGCTCGAAGCGGAAAACCTGTTCAAGTCCGGCGTGAAGGAGCTGCTGGTGATTTCGCAGGACACGAGTGCATATGGCGTCGACGTCAAGTACCGTACCGGTTTCTGGAACGGCAAGCCGATCAAGACACGCATGACCGATCTGGTCGGCGCGCTCGGCGAACTCGCGGCGCAATACGGCGCATGGGTGCGTTTGCACTACGTGTATCCGTATCCGAGCGTCGATGAAGTCATTCCGATGATGGCCGAAGGTCCGTTCAAGGGCCACGTGTTGCCGTATCTCGACGTGCCGTTCCAGCACGCACATCCGGAAGTGTTGAAGCGCATGAAGCGTCCGGCCAACGCCGAGAAGGTGATGGAGCGCGTGAAGGCCTGGCGTGAAATCTGCCCCGATCTGACGATTCGCAGCACGTTCATCGCCGGCTTCCCGGGTGAGACCGAAGAGCAATTCCAGACACTGCTCGATTTCATCCGCGAGGCGGAGCTGGATCGGGTTGGCTGCTTTGCTTACTCGCCGGTCGAAGGCGCGAACGCCAACGAACTCGACGGCGCATTGCCCGACGAAGTGCGTGAAGAACGCCGCGCGCGTTTCATGCAAGTCGCCGAAGAAGTGTCGGCCAAACGGATCGCGAAGAAGGTCGGCAAGACGCTGAAAGTGCTGGTCGACGAGATCAATGCCGACGGCGGCATCGGCCGCACGGCGGCGGACGCGCCCGAGATCGACGGTGTCGTGTATATCGCGCCGGCTACCAAGGCGTCGAAGCGTTACAAGGTCGGCGATTTCGTTTCGGTGAAGATCACCGGCGCCGACGGCCACGACCTGTGGGGCGAGGTTTAA